One Caldalkalibacillus uzonensis DNA window includes the following coding sequences:
- a CDS encoding DUF2564 family protein: MNQQNQQIQQLQQAVQQAQQAVQQATQQANPQLIQQAQQQLQQAQQQLQQAQASAQAQQQQQFQQVQQQLQQAQQQLTQAQNKLQQQ, from the coding sequence ATGAATCAACAAAACCAACAAATTCAGCAGTTGCAACAAGCGGTTCAACAAGCTCAGCAAGCTGTTCAGCAGGCCACTCAGCAAGCCAATCCCCAACTAATTCAACAGGCTCAGCAACAATTGCAGCAAGCCCAGCAGCAGTTGCAACAAGCTCAAGCTTCTGCCCAAGCTCAGCAACAACAACAATTTCAGCAGGTACAGCAGCAGCTTCAACAAGCTCAGCAGCAATTGACACAGGCCCAAAACAAGCTACAGCAGCAATAA
- a CDS encoding enoyl-CoA hydratase/isomerase family protein, with amino-acid sequence MIKKDVIEHMGVLTLARPWVHNAVNRQMIKELGQHLQAWRDDREIKMVILTGEGNSFCSGGDIEEFNTLSKAELSACFQQMKEVLLALHYFPKPTVAALNGTAVGGGCELASACDFRLAHPAVQLGFVQIRLGITTGWGGANYLFKLLPRQKALDMLLSGERMSGTEAHKLGFVDKIFPTDHFFEHVLTWCRRFARQPLDALLLYKQTAQQAEDPRFSFSEKVTAEVERCIQVWAGPVHQQSMIHFLQKIKKK; translated from the coding sequence ATGATTAAAAAGGATGTTATCGAGCATATGGGTGTGTTAACCCTGGCCAGGCCATGGGTGCATAATGCCGTTAACCGCCAGATGATCAAGGAATTGGGCCAACATTTACAAGCGTGGCGGGATGACAGGGAGATTAAAATGGTCATACTCACTGGAGAAGGGAACTCGTTTTGTTCAGGGGGAGATATTGAGGAATTTAACACGCTGAGCAAAGCAGAACTCAGCGCCTGTTTTCAGCAGATGAAAGAGGTTTTGTTAGCGTTGCACTATTTTCCCAAACCGACTGTGGCTGCTTTAAACGGGACAGCGGTGGGAGGGGGCTGTGAGCTGGCCAGTGCCTGCGATTTTCGTTTGGCCCATCCCGCTGTTCAGCTCGGGTTTGTGCAGATTCGTTTGGGGATTACGACCGGCTGGGGAGGAGCTAATTATCTGTTTAAACTTCTCCCCCGTCAAAAAGCACTGGACATGCTGTTAAGCGGAGAGAGGATGTCCGGCACTGAAGCCCATAAGCTGGGTTTTGTCGATAAAATCTTTCCCACAGACCATTTTTTTGAACATGTGCTCACCTGGTGCAGACGCTTTGCCCGTCAGCCCCTGGACGCGCTGCTTCTCTACAAACAAACTGCGCAGCAAGCGGAAGATCCCCGCTTCAGTTTTTCCGAGAAGGTGACGGCAGAAGTTGAGCGGTGCATACAGGTGTGGGCAGGTCCGGTTCATCAGCAGTCAATGATCCACTTTTTGCAAAAAATAAAGAAAAAATAG
- a CDS encoding acetyl-CoA carboxylase biotin carboxyl carrier protein subunit — protein sequence MKKIVSTMTGSVFQVHVKAGDEVQPGQDVVILESMKMEIPVTAEQGGTVKEVKVDVGDFVNEGDVVVVLE from the coding sequence TTGAAAAAGATTGTATCCACGATGACAGGAAGTGTCTTTCAAGTTCACGTCAAGGCAGGAGATGAGGTGCAGCCCGGCCAGGATGTGGTCATTTTGGAATCAATGAAAATGGAGATTCCCGTCACAGCTGAACAGGGCGGAACCGTAAAAGAAGTCAAAGTGGATGTGGGTGATTTTGTAAATGAAGGTGACGTGGTTGTGGTGCTTGAATAA
- a CDS encoding nucleotidyltransferase has product MKVVGLIVEYNPLHNGHRYHFEQAMALTGAEACVIVMSGHFLQRGEPALVNKWARTRMALDMGVDLVFELPYVYSTQQAEIFAYGAVFLLNQLPFVTHLCFGSESGNLEELNTAARMLATESQSFKKTLKAKLKEGHPYAYAYGHALAAQLNKSDRVDAKTFAQPNNILGLHYLMALHQLKSTIQPVTIKRYKAHYHQQTLTDTHIASATSIRQALLETAVPDWEAIRPFVPSFTLDVLKEEYEAGRGLICWENFYSYLLYALLSHSARDLNRIYEMEEGIEHRLKACVLSSHSAKHLIEQVKTKRYTWNRIQRILVHTLTQCHKQDIENLSLQEGPAYLRLLGYSAKGRELLNRYKKELTIPLIANIRQAHPPMLDWDLKAARIYTLGYRSDIRAKEWKRELAQPPLRT; this is encoded by the coding sequence ATGAAAGTCGTCGGCTTAATCGTTGAATACAACCCTTTACACAATGGTCACCGTTATCATTTTGAACAAGCGATGGCCTTAACCGGGGCTGAGGCTTGCGTGATCGTCATGAGCGGCCACTTTCTGCAACGGGGGGAGCCTGCTCTGGTCAATAAATGGGCCCGGACCCGCATGGCTTTGGACATGGGAGTGGACCTGGTCTTTGAACTGCCTTATGTTTATAGTACCCAGCAAGCCGAAATCTTTGCTTACGGCGCTGTGTTCCTGCTTAATCAGCTTCCCTTTGTCACCCACCTGTGCTTCGGCTCTGAAAGCGGCAACCTGGAAGAACTGAATACTGCAGCCCGCATGCTGGCCACAGAATCCCAGTCATTTAAAAAGACACTGAAGGCCAAACTGAAAGAGGGGCATCCCTATGCTTATGCTTATGGGCATGCGCTGGCAGCACAGTTAAACAAATCGGACAGGGTCGATGCTAAAACATTTGCACAACCCAATAACATCCTGGGTCTCCATTATCTCATGGCTTTGCATCAATTGAAAAGCACCATTCAACCAGTAACCATCAAGCGTTACAAGGCTCACTACCACCAACAGACTTTAACGGACACCCATATTGCCAGTGCCACCAGCATTCGCCAAGCCCTGCTGGAGACGGCTGTCCCTGACTGGGAGGCCATACGCCCTTTTGTGCCGTCCTTTACCTTGGATGTATTAAAGGAGGAATACGAGGCAGGCAGGGGGCTTATCTGTTGGGAAAATTTTTACTCCTACCTTTTATATGCGCTGCTGTCCCACTCAGCCAGAGATTTGAACCGTATTTATGAAATGGAGGAAGGGATTGAGCACCGGCTCAAAGCATGCGTTCTCTCTTCTCATTCTGCCAAACACCTGATTGAACAAGTAAAAACCAAACGCTATACCTGGAACCGTATCCAGCGCATCCTGGTCCATACCTTGACTCAATGCCACAAACAGGATATAGAGAATCTCAGCCTTCAAGAAGGGCCGGCCTATTTACGGCTGCTGGGATATTCTGCTAAAGGACGGGAACTCTTAAACCGGTACAAAAAAGAATTGACGATCCCCCTGATCGCAAACATTCGCCAAGCTCATCCCCCCATGCTGGATTGGGATCTCAAAGCAGCCCGGATCTACACGCTGGGCTACCGCTCTGATATACGGGCTAAAGAATGGAAACGGGAGCTGGCCCAGCCCCCGCTCAGAACATAA
- a CDS encoding SepM family pheromone-processing serine protease — protein MFNGRNGRSWALVLLITLLLAGAYYYPLPYFVSQPGEAIELEPLIQVQGGHPEQGSFMLTTIRMGGANVITYALARWNEYMELIDKERILAHYEDEEEYSRYQLEAMETSKDAAIIAAYQFAGKQVNVVNHGIIVTHILADMPARETLQIGDVITHVDGLAVNTSEELIQYIQSKEVGDQVELIFKRGDEEQTVSLTLQPLPSVEEGGEERAGIGIGAVTDRQIEVEPPVEIQTKRIGGPSAGLMFALEIYNQLTEEDITKGYRIAGTGTIDADGRVGRIGGVHQKVVAADRAGADIFFAPNEGGAPESNYQRAVQAAQDIGTQMQIVPVDTIRDAVDYLRQLPEK, from the coding sequence ATGTTTAACGGGCGTAACGGAAGAAGCTGGGCATTAGTGCTGCTGATCACACTATTATTGGCAGGGGCATATTACTATCCCCTTCCTTATTTTGTGTCTCAACCGGGAGAGGCCATTGAACTGGAGCCATTGATACAAGTCCAGGGCGGCCATCCCGAGCAGGGAAGCTTTATGTTAACCACCATTCGCATGGGTGGGGCCAATGTCATCACCTATGCCTTGGCCCGGTGGAACGAGTATATGGAACTGATCGATAAGGAGCGCATTTTGGCCCATTATGAAGATGAAGAGGAATACAGCCGTTATCAGCTGGAGGCGATGGAAACCTCCAAAGATGCGGCGATTATTGCTGCTTATCAATTCGCTGGAAAGCAGGTGAATGTGGTCAATCATGGTATTATCGTCACTCACATATTAGCAGACATGCCGGCCAGGGAAACTTTGCAAATCGGGGATGTTATCACTCATGTGGATGGTTTGGCAGTCAATACATCGGAAGAACTGATTCAGTATATCCAAAGCAAAGAAGTGGGGGATCAGGTGGAGCTTATCTTTAAAAGAGGAGATGAGGAACAGACGGTCTCCCTTACCCTGCAGCCACTCCCCTCTGTGGAAGAAGGAGGGGAGGAACGGGCCGGAATCGGCATTGGCGCTGTCACGGACCGTCAAATTGAAGTGGAGCCACCGGTTGAGATTCAGACCAAACGAATTGGCGGCCCTTCTGCAGGACTGATGTTTGCCTTGGAAATTTATAATCAGTTGACCGAGGAAGATATCACTAAAGGCTATCGCATAGCCGGCACGGGAACCATTGATGCGGATGGCAGAGTGGGCCGCATCGGTGGTGTCCATCAAAAGGTGGTGGCAGCGGATCGTGCCGGAGCTGACATCTTTTTTGCCCCCAATGAAGGGGGGGCACCTGAGTCTAACTATCAACGGGCTGTGCAGGCTGCCCAGGATATTGGCACCCAGATGCAGATCGTGCCTGTGGATACCATTCGAGATGCAGTCGATTATTTGCGTCAATTGCCAGAGAAGTAA
- the ylbJ gene encoding sporulation integral membrane protein YlbJ, with product MQRAAYVKTGCMALFSLVLVVSILSFPQQSFDASLRGLTIWWEVVFPALLPFFITSELLMGFGVVHFLGVLLEPCMRPLFRVPGVGGFVMSMGIASGYPMGAKLTVRLREEELITRAEGERLVSITSTSGPLFMIGAVAVGFFHDVRLGVIIALSHYLSAICVGLIMRFHHYHESKPPKKRRSFFPQNNHNILYRALQAMHRARVKDGRTIGQLMGDAVLSSIQTLLLIGGFIIMFSVIINILHIIGLNKVMAFFLTLLLFPVGVDPALIHALLAGLFEITLGTQMASEAGDGIPLAHKVAIASAIIAWSGLSVHAQVASMLARTDIRYSPYLLARLIHAALACAWTYVLWKPLLPLLAHLSLPAITQSVPQNVSVWSHSHLFVFSTLLTTALVLVIASLIFFAFLQVKKRQF from the coding sequence ATGCAACGGGCAGCCTATGTCAAAACAGGATGCATGGCCTTATTTTCCTTAGTGTTAGTGGTTTCCATTCTCTCTTTTCCTCAGCAGTCGTTCGATGCCTCCCTGCGGGGATTAACCATATGGTGGGAAGTTGTTTTTCCTGCACTCCTCCCCTTTTTTATCACTTCGGAACTATTGATGGGATTTGGTGTGGTTCATTTTCTGGGTGTTCTGTTGGAACCCTGTATGCGCCCTTTGTTCCGTGTCCCAGGTGTGGGAGGATTTGTCATGTCGATGGGGATCGCTTCAGGTTATCCAATGGGGGCTAAACTGACTGTCCGCCTTAGGGAAGAAGAATTGATTACCCGCGCCGAAGGGGAACGGCTGGTTTCCATTACCAGCACGTCAGGCCCTTTGTTTATGATTGGTGCAGTGGCGGTTGGCTTTTTCCATGATGTGCGCCTGGGTGTCATCATTGCCCTTTCCCACTACCTTTCTGCCATTTGTGTGGGGCTCATCATGCGCTTTCATCATTACCATGAATCTAAGCCGCCGAAAAAGCGCCGTTCCTTTTTTCCGCAAAACAATCACAACATTCTTTACCGTGCCCTGCAGGCCATGCATCGGGCCCGGGTCAAAGACGGACGGACCATTGGCCAATTAATGGGTGATGCTGTCTTGTCTTCCATCCAAACCTTATTGCTGATCGGCGGGTTTATCATTATGTTTTCAGTGATTATTAATATCCTTCATATTATTGGTCTAAATAAGGTAATGGCTTTCTTTCTTACTTTGCTGCTGTTCCCAGTGGGCGTTGACCCCGCGCTGATCCATGCCTTGCTTGCCGGGCTGTTTGAAATCACGCTCGGCACCCAGATGGCCAGTGAAGCAGGAGATGGGATTCCGTTGGCTCACAAGGTGGCCATCGCCAGTGCCATTATTGCCTGGAGCGGATTGTCTGTTCATGCCCAAGTGGCCAGCATGCTGGCCAGAACCGATATCCGCTACTCCCCTTATTTGTTGGCCCGCTTGATTCATGCTGCATTAGCCTGTGCCTGGACTTATGTATTGTGGAAGCCTTTGCTCCCCCTGCTGGCCCACTTGTCATTACCGGCTATCACACAGAGTGTTCCCCAAAATGTGTCGGTGTGGAGTCACAGCCATTTATTTGTTTTCAGCACTCTGCTGACAACCGCTTTAGTCCTGGTTATAGCCAGCCTTATCTTTTTCGCTTTCTTGCAGGTCAAAAAAAGGCAGTTTTGA
- a CDS encoding RsfA family transcriptional regulator, translating into MVAQRQDAWTEEDDLILAEVTLRHIREGSTQLAAFEEVGQRLGRTPAACGFRWNSLVRKKYESAIQIAKAQRNQLKARSKKRTSTAESDRVQELSAPGTNQELAQEMTPELDVRTEVTEQAESTLTYDDVIRFLRQQKESYKKMRQVDQLLNQKEEEIKKLREENEQVKKELESIQKEYDMMNEDYQALMRIMDRARKLAFLGDDEQEERISFKMDKNGNLERVEKG; encoded by the coding sequence ATGGTTGCTCAAAGACAAGATGCATGGACGGAGGAAGATGATCTCATCCTGGCTGAGGTGACCTTGCGTCACATCCGGGAAGGAAGCACGCAGCTTGCTGCCTTTGAGGAAGTGGGCCAGCGTTTGGGGCGCACGCCGGCTGCCTGCGGATTTCGCTGGAATAGTTTGGTGCGCAAGAAGTATGAGTCTGCCATCCAAATTGCCAAAGCACAGCGCAATCAGCTGAAAGCAAGAAGTAAAAAGCGGACTTCCACCGCTGAAAGTGATAGAGTGCAAGAGTTGTCAGCTCCGGGCACAAACCAGGAACTGGCTCAGGAGATGACCCCTGAATTGGATGTGCGCACGGAAGTAACTGAACAAGCGGAATCAACGCTGACCTATGACGATGTGATTCGTTTTCTCCGCCAACAAAAGGAATCTTATAAAAAGATGAGGCAAGTAGATCAACTGTTAAATCAAAAAGAAGAAGAAATTAAAAAGTTACGAGAAGAGAATGAACAGGTGAAAAAGGAACTGGAAAGCATCCAAAAAGAGTATGATATGATGAATGAAGATTACCAAGCTTTGATGAGAATTATGGACCGTGCCCGGAAACTTGCCTTTTTGGGTGATGATGAGCAGGAAGAACGGATCAGTTTTAAAATGGACAAAAACGGCAACTTGGAGCGGGTTGAAAAGGGATAA
- a CDS encoding patatin-like phospholipase family protein yields MIRNQNQIEQQQPKIGLALGAGGARGLAHIGILQVLEEHNIPVHCIAGSSIGALVGSFYAVGHSPQQMRKFLSLFPQKYWLDYTVPKMGFIAGDKVKEIVRMLTKNKRIEELDKPLAIVATHLHKGERTVFRQGSIAEAVRASVSIPGIFEPAVIDGELYVDGGVVDRVPVSVLKEMKADLIVAVDVSYVGETNHQIKSIFDVIAQTIDIMEREILKYRMFDVDVLIRPQVNAYSTTMFYRGEEIIQEGVRSAEQAMPRIQESIRKWRESNTHV; encoded by the coding sequence GTGATTAGGAACCAGAATCAAATTGAACAGCAACAACCAAAAATCGGTCTTGCTCTGGGGGCAGGAGGTGCCCGGGGGCTGGCGCATATCGGCATTTTGCAAGTGCTGGAAGAACATAATATACCGGTCCATTGTATTGCCGGAAGCAGCATCGGCGCCCTGGTGGGCAGTTTTTATGCAGTGGGTCATTCACCACAGCAGATGAGAAAATTCCTTTCCCTTTTTCCTCAAAAGTACTGGTTGGATTATACAGTACCCAAGATGGGTTTTATTGCTGGTGACAAAGTGAAAGAGATCGTGCGCATGCTTACTAAAAACAAACGAATCGAAGAGCTCGACAAGCCGCTGGCTATTGTAGCCACCCACTTACATAAAGGGGAAAGGACTGTCTTTCGCCAAGGATCAATTGCAGAAGCGGTCAGAGCCAGTGTCTCCATTCCGGGCATTTTTGAGCCGGCAGTGATCGATGGAGAGCTTTACGTGGATGGCGGCGTGGTAGACCGCGTGCCTGTCTCTGTTTTGAAAGAGATGAAAGCGGACCTGATTGTGGCGGTTGATGTCTCCTATGTTGGGGAGACCAATCACCAGATTAAGTCCATTTTTGACGTGATTGCCCAGACCATCGATATTATGGAAAGGGAAATTCTTAAATACCGCATGTTTGATGTGGATGTTTTGATACGTCCCCAGGTGAATGCGTACAGCACCACCATGTTCTACAGAGGGGAAGAAATTATTCAAGAGGGGGTACGTTCAGCAGAACAAGCGATGCCGAGGATTCAAGAATCTATCAGGAAGTGGAGGGAATCAAATACACATGTTTAA
- a CDS encoding N-acetyltransferase, with protein sequence MDKPEVKRLLINYKTLEEFQKFKEYGLEELSMLEDLQANIIEDDSNSPFYGIYYGDKLVARMSLYQINAKYDRYFDPPQDYLELWKLEVLPDYRHRGYGTALVEYAKSFGQPIKTNARQQSGDFWLKMGFQPVKYNPVRDRGESPYIWLPEGVKERELEDSDLEL encoded by the coding sequence GTGGATAAGCCAGAAGTGAAGCGCTTATTAATTAATTACAAAACACTGGAGGAGTTTCAGAAATTTAAGGAATATGGCTTAGAAGAATTGTCTATGCTCGAAGATCTGCAAGCCAACATTATTGAAGATGACAGCAACTCTCCCTTCTATGGCATTTATTATGGGGATAAGCTGGTGGCCCGCATGAGTTTGTACCAGATTAACGCCAAGTATGACCGCTATTTTGATCCCCCGCAAGATTATTTGGAGCTGTGGAAACTGGAGGTTTTGCCAGATTATCGCCACCGCGGTTACGGGACGGCCTTGGTTGAATATGCCAAAAGCTTTGGTCAGCCTATCAAAACCAATGCCAGACAACAGTCGGGTGATTTTTGGCTCAAAATGGGTTTTCAGCCTGTAAAGTACAATCCGGTTCGTGACAGGGGAGAAAGCCCCTATATTTGGCTGCCGGAAGGCGTTAAAGAAAGGGAATTGGAAGACAGCGACCTGGAACTGTAG
- a CDS encoding acetyl-CoA carboxylase biotin carboxylase subunit → MAKKKVLIANRGEIARRVIRTCKEQGYGTVAIYSDADQEMLYLQEADEAVHIGPAPVAQSYLQMDRIISVAKERGADMVHPGYGLLSENADFALKCQEAGLIFIGPSPEVIGQMGDKLMARNVMKEAGVPVVPGGETAAGDVQEALAQAEQIGYPVMLKASAGGGGIGLSVCHTPEELKTAYASAKGRAKAYFGQDHMFVEKYIEDPRHIEVQIAADEHGHVCHLFERDCSIQRRHQKVIEESPSPFVDEETRSKICQTAVRAAEAVGYTGVGTVEFIMGHDKQFYFIEMNTRLQVEHPVTEAITGYDLVALQLAIAENQPLPFVQEEIKCQGHAIELRIYAEDPVTFMPSPGQITVYERQEGEGVRFDDAIRSGSRITPYYDPLIAKLIVSDFSREKAIDKAARVLDEVKLEGIKHNIPFLLDVLNDQRFRAGHYTTQFVKYLRETIN, encoded by the coding sequence ATGGCTAAGAAAAAAGTGTTAATTGCCAACAGGGGGGAGATTGCCCGGCGAGTGATCCGCACCTGTAAGGAGCAGGGCTATGGAACTGTGGCCATTTACTCGGATGCGGATCAGGAGATGCTTTATTTACAAGAGGCCGACGAAGCCGTCCATATAGGTCCGGCGCCGGTGGCCCAAAGTTACCTGCAGATGGACCGTATTATCTCTGTCGCTAAGGAGCGGGGCGCAGATATGGTCCACCCGGGTTACGGGCTTCTGTCGGAAAACGCAGATTTTGCCCTTAAATGCCAGGAGGCGGGTCTTATTTTCATTGGTCCCTCGCCTGAGGTCATCGGGCAGATGGGGGATAAGCTGATGGCCCGCAATGTGATGAAAGAGGCAGGGGTGCCCGTTGTGCCTGGAGGGGAAACAGCAGCAGGGGATGTGCAGGAGGCATTGGCTCAAGCAGAACAGATCGGCTATCCTGTGATGTTGAAAGCCAGTGCTGGTGGAGGGGGCATCGGTCTTTCTGTTTGTCACACGCCTGAAGAGCTTAAAACAGCCTATGCATCTGCCAAAGGCAGAGCCAAGGCTTATTTTGGTCAAGATCACATGTTTGTGGAGAAATATATTGAGGATCCCCGGCATATTGAGGTCCAAATTGCGGCTGATGAGCATGGTCATGTTTGCCACCTGTTCGAACGGGATTGCTCTATCCAGCGTCGTCATCAGAAGGTCATTGAGGAGTCACCCTCACCATTTGTGGATGAAGAGACCCGCAGCAAGATCTGTCAGACGGCGGTCAGGGCTGCGGAAGCAGTGGGTTATACGGGCGTGGGTACAGTGGAATTTATTATGGGGCACGACAAACAGTTTTATTTTATTGAGATGAATACCCGCCTGCAGGTGGAACATCCGGTTACAGAAGCGATTACGGGGTATGACTTGGTCGCCTTACAACTGGCCATTGCCGAAAATCAACCCCTTCCTTTTGTCCAGGAGGAGATTAAGTGCCAGGGACATGCCATTGAGTTGCGTATTTATGCGGAGGATCCGGTTACGTTTATGCCATCACCGGGACAAATTACTGTTTATGAACGCCAGGAGGGAGAGGGTGTACGCTTTGATGATGCCATCCGTTCAGGAAGCCGGATAACGCCTTATTATGATCCGCTCATTGCCAAGTTGATTGTAAGCGATTTCAGCAGAGAAAAAGCTATTGATAAAGCGGCCCGTGTGCTGGATGAGGTGAAACTGGAAGGGATCAAACATAATATCCCCTTTTTGCTTGATGTGTTGAATGATCAGAGGTTTAGGGCAGGACATTATACGACCCAGTTTGTCAAATACTTAAGGGAAACGATAAATTAA
- the rpmF gene encoding 50S ribosomal protein L32 yields the protein MAVPFRRTSKTRKRKRRTHFKLSVPGMVKCSYCGEYKLAHRVCKACGTYKGEDVVND from the coding sequence ATGGCAGTACCTTTTCGGAGAACATCAAAAACCCGCAAAAGAAAACGTCGCACTCACTTTAAACTGAGTGTTCCGGGCATGGTCAAATGCTCTTACTGCGGTGAATACAAACTGGCTCACCGCGTCTGCAAAGCCTGCGGAACATACAAAGGTGAAGATGTAGTCAATGACTAA
- the coaD gene encoding pantetheine-phosphate adenylyltransferase produces MTIKAVCPGSFDPVTYGHLDIIQRAANVFDHVIVAVLNNSSKKPLFTVEERMELLREVTRDMSNVEVDSFNGLLIDYMKKKGANTIVRGLRAVSDFEYELQVASINRKLDDSIETFFMMTNNKYSYLSSSIVKEIAKYHASVSDLVPPEVEEALMKKFGQV; encoded by the coding sequence ATGACAATAAAAGCTGTCTGTCCCGGCAGTTTTGATCCGGTGACCTATGGCCATTTGGATATTATTCAGCGGGCTGCCAATGTGTTTGATCATGTGATTGTCGCTGTTTTAAACAACTCAAGCAAAAAACCGCTGTTTACAGTGGAGGAGCGGATGGAGCTGCTTAGGGAAGTCACCAGGGATATGTCCAATGTGGAAGTGGATTCTTTCAACGGACTGTTAATCGATTATATGAAGAAAAAAGGAGCCAATACCATTGTACGAGGCTTGAGGGCTGTTTCCGATTTTGAATATGAGCTGCAGGTCGCTTCCATTAACCGTAAGCTTGATGACTCCATAGAAACGTTTTTTATGATGACCAACAACAAGTACTCTTATTTAAGTTCAAGTATTGTCAAAGAGATTGCTAAATACCACGCTTCCGTCAGTGATCTGGTGCCTCCGGAAGTGGAAGAAGCTTTGATGAAAAAGTTTGGTCAGGTGTAG
- a CDS encoding YceD family protein, which translates to MKIPTHRILHLADQSLPLHETYDMSALTERHKQLLSIGPVEFNGEGYLESGLFVIKGEVKGEYILTCSRCLRELEKSFSQAVEERFDLNPEQHRFNGDDEQEDIHPVHENVLDLTPYIEQQVLLSIPFIPACEDEATCQENMLQEGKGWSIAREEEQQEKVDPRLAELAKLLNKDQ; encoded by the coding sequence TTGAAAATACCGACACATCGCATCCTTCATTTAGCGGATCAATCATTGCCTTTGCATGAAACATATGACATGAGCGCCCTTACAGAGCGCCATAAACAGCTTCTGTCCATAGGCCCTGTAGAATTTAACGGTGAGGGTTATTTGGAATCGGGCTTGTTTGTTATCAAAGGAGAAGTTAAAGGGGAATATATCCTCACTTGTTCCCGCTGCTTGAGAGAATTGGAAAAGTCCTTTAGTCAAGCTGTTGAAGAACGCTTTGATTTAAACCCTGAACAGCATCGTTTCAACGGGGATGATGAGCAAGAGGATATCCATCCTGTACATGAAAATGTGCTGGACTTGACACCTTACATTGAACAACAGGTGTTACTCTCGATCCCGTTTATTCCCGCTTGTGAAGATGAAGCAACTTGTCAGGAAAACATGCTTCAAGAGGGAAAAGGCTGGTCCATTGCCCGGGAAGAGGAACAACAGGAAAAAGTGGATCCCCGGCTGGCTGAACTGGCCAAACTCTTGAATAAGGACCAGTAA